The window TGTGGTTTGCCAGGTAGATTGGGACAAGATAGATTTAATTCAGTTAAGCCTGTATAGGTTGATTCTTGAATTTTTGTAAGCATGTCAATATTTTCGTTGAAGCTCATGCCAGCAACAGAGAAGAAAAGTGGCTTTTCTGGCGTTTTGTCTTGTTGTCCTAAAACGAACTCTAAATAATAGTCAAAACCATTATTGGGAAGTCCCATAGAATTAATACTACCTAGAGGAACATCAAAATAACGAGGAGAAGGATTCCCAGCACGTTCTTGTGGGGTAGCACTCTTCGTAATAACTGCTCCTGCATCTGAGTTTAAAACGTCTAACATATCTGTTGAAGTCAAACAATGAACACCTGAAGCATTCATTAAGCAGTTTTCAAAAGTAAATTGATTGATTGTAGTTTTTAAAGACATTTAATTTTCTCCTTTTCGTATGTTCTGTTATTTTTTGTGAATGAACTTATTGTGCTTTTCAAATAAAACACCCATTTGTAATAGCCAATCTTCTTTTCCTTTTGGGGCTGTAAATTGAATTCCTAAAGGCAAACCATTTTTAGCAAGATGAGTGGGTAAGCTAATTGAGGGCTGTCCTGTTAAGTTGGCTTGTTGTGTAAATGGTGTAATTGCTAAGCTTTTCTCAAACATATCATAAATCGTTTGCTGCTGTTCGTTAGTTGTTAGCTCGTCAATTCTTTCGAGTTGGCTTAGCTGTTCAGTTGTTTGTAATTGTGCGTCAATGCGTGGCGCAGTATCCGCTGTCGTTGGTGTTAAATACAAATCATAGGTTTCATTAAACTGAGCCATTTCTTCAGCAGCGTGATCCCAAAGTGCCAAACTATTAGAATATTCTGCAGCAGAAATTGATTTTCCAGTAGTAAACAATGCCCAAGTCATGAGTTCCATGTCTTGTTTAGTTAGCGAACGCTGTAGATTCTTCTCGGTATTGGCAAACATAGCTGCAGTTTCACCAGCGTTCATAACATAATAGCTTTTCATCAAATCAAGCCCGTTAATGGGGTTCTGCTGTTCTATGACGTTGAAATGTTGTTCTTCTAAAAAGTGAACAGCGGCTAACACCGCATCTTTTGCTTCTTGGCTGACGGGAGTTCCTACTGGAGACTCAAGGCTATAAGCAATTCTGAAAGGTTTCTCGATTTTTTGATTCAACGTATTTAGATAACCTGTTTTAAATAGTGGCACTTGAAAGGCTGCTGCAGGTTCGATTACTTGTAAGACGTCCAGCATTGCAGCCGTATCCCGCATAGAAGTTGTTAAAGCGAAGTCAATCGCTGCTCCTTGCCAATTGCGGCCGCTTCCTGGTCCAACAGGAGTTCTACCACGTGTTGGTTTTAAGCCGATTAGCCCGGAAAAGGCTGCGGGAATCCGAATCGATCCGCCACCATCACTAGCACCAGCAATTGGAACCATTCCACTACTGACACTGCTAGCTGCTCCACCACTTGAACCACCAGGTGAATAATCGGGATTCCAAGAATTGCGACTAGGTCCGTGAAGTTGAGGATCGGTAATATTTTTAAAACCAAATTCAGGCGCGTTCGTTTGCCCGATTATAATAAAGCCCGCTTTTTCCAAAGCTTGGACATAGTGACTTGTTTTGTTTGCTAGTTGTCCATCGAATAAGCGACTAGCGCCATTACTTGGTTCGTTGACCAGTTCTTGTCCTAATCCCTTTGTAAGGAAAGGCAAGCCTTTAAATGGTGTGTCTTGAAGATTTCTAGTGGAAGCTTCCTTTAAGGCGGCTTCTTTTCGAGTATGAACAACAGCGTTTAATAGTGGATTGTGCTTTTCAATTTTTGCAAAAGCGTCTTCGATTAGTTCAACTGCTGATAATTCATTGGTTGCTAATTTAGTTACAAAATCTAACCCATCCATCATTAATTTTGATTCCTCCTTTCCGTTTAGTTTATCATAATTTAAGGCTAAATTTGTTAATATAAATTTAATAGTTCGTGTTTTTTTATTTGGATTAACTTTCTTTTAAAAACTGATCCCTATTTTTGTATATGCGTTATTTAATGAGTTTTCGAGTTTACAATAGTAGATGAATCTGATACGATTGCTCTTAATAAAAAACGTTGATAAGGGAAAGTAGTTTGTTGTTCGTCATTATTAGAGAGCCTATAGATGCTGCAAGTAGGCAATGATGTTACAGATGAAACAAGTCCTTGGAGTTGCTATTCGGATTGAAGGTTGTTTATTTGATGGATGGTCGGATGCTCCCGTTATAGAGCTACAGTATGGGATTGTGTGGATGTTTTGGCACATAGATGTACTTAATGAGAAAATAATGGTGACATTATTTTGAATAGGGATGGCACCGCGAAGTTAATCGCTCCTAAGAATAAAATTCTTGGGGGTGTTTTTTTATTTTATGAAAACTTTTTAGCAATGAAAAGTACAAATAAAAAAGAAAAGTGGTGCTAATTATGTTAAAAAAAAATAAAGCGATTATCTTAGTTTTAACTAGTGTTGGAATTGCCAATATTGGTGAATGGATTTACTTTATTGCTCTTAATTTGATGATTTTAAATCGAGGCGGCACAGCTTTTTCAGTGGGGATTTTGTATCTTTTACGACCAGCTGCAACGATTCTAACCAATGTTTGTTTTCATGGGGTTGTGGACAAATTAAATAAAAAGCGTTGGCTGATTTATTTAGATATATTTCGAGGCGGCTTAATCAGTTTACTGTTAGTAAACGAAAATCTGACTTGGGTTTATGTTCTAGTTTTTGTGATTCAAGGTGCAGGGGCTTTGTACGAACCCATTGCTCTTAGCTATACTACCTTGGCTATTCCAGAAAGAAAACGCAAGAAATTCAATGCATGGACTAGCTTAGTTAGTTCGGGTGGCTTTTTAGTCGGTCCTGCAATTGCTGGGATTTTGCTCACATTAGGTACACCAAAATTGGCAGTTTTAGTCAATATCATTGCTTTGTTTTTCTCAGCGAGTTTAACTGGATGCCTACCTAATTATAAATTAGCACATAGTGAGGATGCAAAAACAACTTCATTCGTTAGTGAGTATCAAACTGGATTAAAGGATATTGGCTATTTTGCTAAAGAGAATCGATTGGAAGTGATGTTATATGGACTAGTTTCTAGTTTATTTATTTTTGCGGCTAGTTTAGACTCTGTAGAAGCAGTATTTGCCAAAGAGATTTTACTTTTAAGTGATGGTAAATATGGATGGTTAGTCAGTATTGCGGGAGCTGGTTTTGTCATTGGTTCGATTTTGAATAGTCTAATTATTGATAAACTGGAGGTTAAGCATTTACTTGTTCTGGGTTCAATATTGTATACGATAGGCTATCTTTTGTTTAGTTTAGCTACGACTTTTCTTATTGCTGGTGCGGGGTGTTTTTTATTATCCTTTGCTTTAGCGTATATTCATACAGGTTTTAAGACCTTCATTCAATTGAAGTTTCCAATAGCAAAATTAGGACAAATTACAGCAACTTTTGGAATCGTCGAATCATTGGCAGAGGTTATTTTAGTTGCAATAATTAGTAGTATGGCAACAGTTATTCCCTTAAGAATGGTTTTAGTCGGAACCGAATTAGTAATGTGTCTCGTTGTTTTTTTGTTGATGAGAGTTTTAAAAAGAATTTCTGTATAAAAATGGAGATTAGAAATGAAAATGTATAAAAAGGTGTATATTATGTATAAAATATGATTTTATCCGTTTTAAGAAAAAAATATTGAATAATTACTCATTTAAGTGTATGATGGTTAGAATTAGAAAAGAATTTAATGAGAAGTTTGGAAGGATGGTTTGATGGTTAAAAAAAGTAATTTTAAAAAGATAGCCTCACTTATTGGAGTGTTCGTCATTATATTTTCATTTGTATTTCCTGCTATGATAGTCTCTGCTGAAGGGGAAATAACGGATACAAAATTGAAAGCTGTACAAGAAAAAGGTTTTTTAGTTGTTGGACTATCGGCAGATTATCCACCGTATGAATTCCATCAAACGATTGATGGCGAGGATAAAATTGTTGGTTTTGATATTGATATAGCCAATAAGGTTGCAGACGATATGGGTGTTAAACTAGTGATTACCGAAATGAATTTTGATAGTTTATTAGGTGCTTTACAAACAGGAAAGCTTGATATGATTATTTCTGGTATTGCGCCAAGTCCGGAACGATTGAAGCAAGTTGCATTTTCTGAGCCTTATATGGAAGTTACACAAAAAGTGATTGTGCGTAAAGGCGATGGAAAGAAATATACGAAGGTGACTGATTTTGACGGTGTCAAGGTGGGCGTGCAAAAACAAACTACTCAAGAAGCATTGGCTAAAAATGAATTGTATGGTTCAAAGCCTGTTTCGTTACAGAAGGTCCCGGATTTAATTTTGAATTTGCAAGAAAAAAAGGTTGATGCATTGGTTTTAGAAGGTCCTGTCGCTGACGCGTACTTAAGTCAGAATGATGATATGGAATATGCTGATGTGAAATTTACTGATGGGGACAAACAAACGGCAGTGGCGATTGAGAAGGATAATCCAGCCTTTAAGGCGCAGATTGATAAGTCTATTAAAGAAATTAAAGATAAAGATTTATTAAAGGGTTATCAGGAGAAAGCTAGAGAGTTGATGTTCCAAAAAAGTAGCTTTATTCAGCAATATGGTAGTTATTTTGTTAAAGGAACGATGTATACAATTTTGTTAGCGATTATTGGTGTTATTTTTGGGGCTATTCTGGGTTCAGTACTAGCCTTAATGAAATTATCTAAAACAAAATTATTGCGTTGGCCAGCAGCCATCTATGTAGAGTACGTTCGTGGAACGCCGCTTTTAGTTCAGACGTTCATAGTCTTCTTTGGTGGAACGGCATTGTTCGGGCTTGATCTTTCGGCCTTTACTTCGAGTTGTATTGCGCTATCTTTAAACAGTGCCGCTTATGTCGCTGAAATTATTCGTGCAGGAATCAAAGCTGTGAATAAAGGGCAAACAGAATCTGCTCGTTCGCTTGGAATGAGTCAAGGGCAAAGTATGCGTTATATTATTTTGCC is drawn from Carnobacterium gallinarum DSM 4847 and contains these coding sequences:
- a CDS encoding amidase, giving the protein MMDGLDFVTKLATNELSAVELIEDAFAKIEKHNPLLNAVVHTRKEAALKEASTRNLQDTPFKGLPFLTKGLGQELVNEPSNGASRLFDGQLANKTSHYVQALEKAGFIIIGQTNAPEFGFKNITDPQLHGPSRNSWNPDYSPGGSSGGAASSVSSGMVPIAGASDGGGSIRIPAAFSGLIGLKPTRGRTPVGPGSGRNWQGAAIDFALTTSMRDTAAMLDVLQVIEPAAAFQVPLFKTGYLNTLNQKIEKPFRIAYSLESPVGTPVSQEAKDAVLAAVHFLEEQHFNVIEQQNPINGLDLMKSYYVMNAGETAAMFANTEKNLQRSLTKQDMELMTWALFTTGKSISAAEYSNSLALWDHAAEEMAQFNETYDLYLTPTTADTAPRIDAQLQTTEQLSQLERIDELTTNEQQQTIYDMFEKSLAITPFTQQANLTGQPSISLPTHLAKNGLPLGIQFTAPKGKEDWLLQMGVLFEKHNKFIHKK
- a CDS encoding MFS transporter, with the translated sequence MLKKNKAIILVLTSVGIANIGEWIYFIALNLMILNRGGTAFSVGILYLLRPAATILTNVCFHGVVDKLNKKRWLIYLDIFRGGLISLLLVNENLTWVYVLVFVIQGAGALYEPIALSYTTLAIPERKRKKFNAWTSLVSSGGFLVGPAIAGILLTLGTPKLAVLVNIIALFFSASLTGCLPNYKLAHSEDAKTTSFVSEYQTGLKDIGYFAKENRLEVMLYGLVSSLFIFAASLDSVEAVFAKEILLLSDGKYGWLVSIAGAGFVIGSILNSLIIDKLEVKHLLVLGSILYTIGYLLFSLATTFLIAGAGCFLLSFALAYIHTGFKTFIQLKFPIAKLGQITATFGIVESLAEVILVAIISSMATVIPLRMVLVGTELVMCLVVFLLMRVLKRISV
- a CDS encoding ABC transporter substrate-binding protein/permease, with product MVKKSNFKKIASLIGVFVIIFSFVFPAMIVSAEGEITDTKLKAVQEKGFLVVGLSADYPPYEFHQTIDGEDKIVGFDIDIANKVADDMGVKLVITEMNFDSLLGALQTGKLDMIISGIAPSPERLKQVAFSEPYMEVTQKVIVRKGDGKKYTKVTDFDGVKVGVQKQTTQEALAKNELYGSKPVSLQKVPDLILNLQEKKVDALVLEGPVADAYLSQNDDMEYADVKFTDGDKQTAVAIEKDNPAFKAQIDKSIKEIKDKDLLKGYQEKARELMFQKSSFIQQYGSYFVKGTMYTILLAIIGVIFGAILGSVLALMKLSKTKLLRWPAAIYVEYVRGTPLLVQTFIVFFGGTALFGLDLSAFTSSCIALSLNSAAYVAEIIRAGIKAVNKGQTESARSLGMSQGQSMRYIILPQAVKNILPALGNEFVTVIKESSVVSVIGVTELMFQTGVVQGASFKPFLPLVITSLIYFVLTFTLSRLLGVAERRMQASD